One window from the genome of Nicotiana tomentosiformis chromosome 5, ASM39032v3, whole genome shotgun sequence encodes:
- the LOC104104909 gene encoding WEB family protein At5g55860-like, with amino-acid sequence MLRNRRQNGSGSPRSTTSSPTGSPRIIVTRSIGGSPRSEVGEIDTRSPFQSVRAAVSLFGEAGTGSSPKAKPLTFKKSKTAEEKESQLNLALRELDSLKQQIKSTETTKGNALRELENAKITLQELTSQLETLCKSKQAAIEATEAAKARARQLQDEKSNSELDEHRYLLVANKEQSPLRTAKEEAEKKIRDENLVEKLEETNKAIESLQEQLNNVRTSDLDSFAKASSELDRTKKAFQEIVAEERFFRSLVDSFQSELDSFKGHNSQLKKKADEAEALAENLRLDLDNSKKELEAKTPKGEIQQFTSEAVHFLQEAEEMKKKAELLRQEAVTARAEVKEAEERLKVAAAETLASDQIHNSSITEDASDLISSESNRKIKLAVEKYEALSKKVEEIRNEADIKVATAMAQVETITANEKEALVKVEAGLKEKRDIEIAIKEALKAAEMAEAAKKVVEGQLKKKTSKAIRSRSWRIF; translated from the exons ATGTTGAGAAACAGGCGGCAAAATGGGTCAGGCTCTCCAAGATCTACAACGTCGAGTCCAACAGGTTCGCCGAGAATAATAGTAACTCGAAGCATCGGTGGTTCCCCTAGAAGCGAGGTGGGAGAGATTGATACGAGATCACCTTTCCAATCCGTCAGAGCTGCTGTTAGTTTGTTTGGCGAAGCTGGTACCGGTTCCTCCCCCAAGGCTAAGCCTCTTACCTTTAAGAAATCAAAAACCGCTGAAGAG AAGGAGAGTCAGCTTAACTTGGCCCTCAGAGAACTTGATAGCCTCAAACAACAGATAAAAAGCACAGAAACTACAAAAGGTAATGCTCTCCGTGAGCTGGAAAATGCCAAGATAACTCTGCAGGAACTCACAAGCCAGCTCGAAACGTTATGCAAATCAAAGCAAGCAGCCATTGAGGCAACCGAAGCTGCAAAGGCACGAGCCAGACAACTCCAAGATGAGAAATCCAACAGCGAGCTAGATGAGCATCGATATCTGCTTGTTGCAAATAAAGAACAATCTCCTCTTAGGACAGCTAAGGAAGAAGCAGAGAAGAAAATCAGGGACGAAAATCTAGTGGAGAAGCTTGAGGAAACTAATAAGGCGATTGAAAGCTTGcaagaacaactcaacaatgtCCGTACCTCGGATTTGGATTCTTTTGCCAAAGCAAGTTCAGAGCTTGATCGTACTAAAAAGGCATTTCAAGAGATAGTAGCCGAAGAAAGGTTTTTCAGAAGCCTGGTGGATTCCTTTCAATCAGAATTAGATAGCTTCAAGGGACATAACTCTCAACTTAAAAAGAAGGCAGATGAAGCAGAAGCCCTTGCTGAGAACTTGCGGTTAGATCTTGATAACAGCAAGAAAGAGCTTGAAGCGAAAACGCCAAAGGGAGAAATCCAACAGTTTACTTCCGAGGCTGTTCATTTTCTACAGGAAgcagaagagatgaagaagaaggcGGAATTACTCAGACAAGAGGCTGTAACAGCTCGAGCTGAAGTCAAGGAAGCAGAGGAAAGACTGAAAGTTGCAGCTGCAGAGACGCTCGCAAGTGATCAGATTCACAATTCATCAATAACAGAAGACGCTTCTGATCTGATAAGCTCAGAGTCTAACAGAAAGATCAAATTGGCAGTTGAGAAATACGAAGCTTTAAGCAAAAAAGTGGAAGAAATCAGAAATGAGGCTGACATAAAGGTTGCTACTGCCATGGCTCAAGTAGAGACCATTACTGCCAATGAAAAGGAAGCACTCGTGAAAGTGGAGGCAGGTCTGAAAGAGAAGCGGGACATAGAAATTGCAATCAAGGAAGCTTTAAAGGCAGCAGAGATGGCCGAGGCAGCCAAAAAGGTCGTTGAGGGACAACTGAAGAAAAAAACATCAAAAGCAATAAGATCACGTAGCTGGAGAATCTTCTAA
- the LOC104104898 gene encoding phosphatidylinositol/phosphatidylcholine transfer protein SFH2, whose product MCVISEETITQFETALMEQVVDEALKNTFQNIHQGCPRDTYVRFLMAREGNVEKAHKMLIDSLTWRVQSEIDDILAKPIVPTELYRAIRDSQLIGMSGYTREGLPVFAFGAGLSTYDKASVHYYVQSHIQINEYRDRVVLPAAGKKYGKHIVKCLKVLDMTGLKLSALNQIKLLTIISSIDDLNYPEKVVTYYIVNAPYIFSACWKVVKPLLQERTRKKVQVLSGCGQDDLLKIMDYSSLPHFCRREGSGSSRYSGSSNQNCYSLDHPFHQQLYDYIKQQALLRKPVRPIKQGSVHVNFPDEVTEGTEFVQTLASEFQKFDNQNGLVQSLDELNIDDHRV is encoded by the exons ATGTGTGTGATTTCAGAAGAAACGATCACCCAGTTTGAAACAGCTTTAATGGAGCAAG TAGTTGATGAAgcactcaaaaatacttttcag AATATTCATCAAGGCTGTCCAAGGGACACATATGTGCGCTTCCTAATGGCAAGAGAGGGCAATGTTGAAAAGGCCCATAAAATG TTGATTGATTCTTTGACGTGGAGGGTCCAAAGTGAGATAGATGATATTTTAGCG AAGCCTATCGTTCCTACTGAGCTTTACAGAGCAATTCGTGACTCTCAGCTAATAGGGATGTCAGGTTACACGAGAGAG GGCCTTCCGGTATTCGCTTTTGGTGCAGGTCTCAGCACATATGACAAAGCATCT GTCCATTATTACGTCCAATCGCACATTCAGATTAATGAATATCGAGATCGCGTGGTTTTG CCTGCTGCAGGTAAGAAGTATGGGAAACACATAGTCAAATGTCTGAAGGTTTTAGACATGACCGGCTTGAAACTTTCAGCTCTAAACCAAATAAAG CTGTTGACTATAATTTCCTCCATTGATGACCTAAATTACCCGGAGAAGGTAGTTACATACTACATTGTGAATGCTCCATATATCTTTTCAGCTTGTTGGAAG GTCGTCAAGCCTCTGCTGCAGGAGAGGACAAGAAAAAAGGTTCAGGTTTTATCAGGTTGTGGACAGGATGATTTATTGAAG ATCATGGACTATTCCTCGCTCCCCCATTTTTGCCGGAGAGAAGGTTCTGGATCTTCCAGATACTCAGGCAGCTCGAATCAAAATTGTTATTCCTTGGATCATCCATTTCACCAGCAACTTTATGATTACATAAAGCAGCAGGCTTTGCTTCGTAAACCTGTTAGGCCTATTAAACAGGGCTCTGTCCATGTGAATTTTCCTGATGAGGTCACCGAGGGGACTGAGTTTGTTCAGACATTGGCATCAGAATTTCAAAAATTTGATAATCAGAATGGGCTCGTTCAGTCGTTAGATGAACTTAATATTGATGATCATCGAGTATAG